One region of Baekduia soli genomic DNA includes:
- a CDS encoding glycosyltransferase, with protein MLVAVDARALAARRGVARYTRRMLEALAAHAEVRAVVPGRAPVEPVPGVTLVRTAPGSRPLHAAGALCGRPRIDRLAGGADVVWLPAPAPCAPGARHVLTVHDLSWEQRPKDFTAYERLWHRLARPRRLARSAGAVVCDAPAGADLLRGRWGVTARVVEPGVDHVAASPHPGRYVLYVGALEPRKGLDVLAEAWARRPLEGTELLVAGEGRVAVPGARMLGHVDDAQLHALYAGALAVVLPSHLEGFGLPPREAAAHGTPAVVSDLPTLRLPGTLRVPPGDAAALAAALARLPAERARLVAELAPPRTWAQAGAELHAILAEVAAR; from the coding sequence ATGCTCGTGGCCGTCGACGCCCGCGCGCTGGCCGCCCGGCGCGGCGTCGCGCGCTACACGCGCCGGATGCTCGAGGCGCTCGCCGCGCACGCCGAGGTCCGCGCCGTGGTGCCGGGCCGCGCGCCCGTCGAGCCGGTGCCCGGCGTCACCCTCGTGCGCACGGCGCCGGGCTCGCGCCCCCTGCACGCGGCCGGGGCGCTCTGCGGGCGCCCCCGCATCGACCGACTCGCCGGCGGCGCCGACGTCGTGTGGCTGCCGGCGCCCGCGCCATGCGCGCCGGGGGCGCGGCACGTGCTGACCGTCCACGACCTGTCCTGGGAGCAGCGCCCGAAGGACTTCACGGCCTACGAGCGGCTGTGGCACCGCCTGGCGCGCCCGCGCCGGCTGGCGCGCAGCGCCGGCGCGGTGGTCTGCGACGCGCCCGCCGGCGCGGACCTGCTGCGGGGGCGCTGGGGCGTGACGGCCCGCGTCGTGGAGCCGGGCGTCGACCACGTCGCGGCCAGCCCCCACCCCGGCCGCTACGTCCTCTACGTCGGCGCGCTCGAGCCCCGCAAGGGCCTCGACGTCCTCGCCGAGGCGTGGGCGCGGCGGCCGCTGGAGGGCACGGAGCTGCTGGTCGCCGGTGAGGGGCGCGTCGCCGTGCCGGGTGCGCGCATGCTCGGCCACGTCGACGACGCGCAGCTGCACGCGCTCTACGCCGGCGCGCTGGCCGTCGTGCTGCCCTCGCACCTGGAGGGCTTCGGGCTGCCGCCCCGCGAGGCGGCCGCGCACGGCACCCCCGCCGTCGTCAGCGACCTGCCGACGCTGCGCCTGCCCGGGACGCTGCGGGTCCCGCCCGGCGACGCCGCCGCCCTGGCCGCCGCGCTGGCGCGGCTGCCCGCCGAGCGCGCCCGGCTGGTCGCCGAGCTCGCGCCCCCGCGGACGTGGGCGCAGGCGGGCGCCGAGCTGCACGCGATCCTGGCCGAGGTGGCCGCCCGGTGA
- a CDS encoding glycosyltransferase family 2 protein, with translation MSAPAIVTVLHDSAPDLRRLLASLPRAAADSLVVVDAGSADDGPRIAADWGATVVEAGDVGFGAANNAGLRHVTASVTILLNPDIVVGDPPVLERLARHARCADALHVPRLRNPDGSAQRSAHALPGRPGALLPALVHPRALPRRLRLQADPWRASAEREVGWAIAAAVAARTETLRRLGPFDPAQFLFYEDMDLCLRARAAGVPTVLHPELELEHRGGHSTGPAYGGEPHELLARRRHEVVAANLGPRAAALDGAAQALTFATRAGARLALRREAARERAQLRAVLHALRG, from the coding sequence GTGAGCGCGCCCGCGATCGTCACCGTGCTGCACGACTCCGCGCCCGACCTGCGGCGGCTGCTGGCCTCGCTGCCGCGGGCCGCCGCGGACTCGCTCGTGGTCGTCGACGCGGGCTCGGCCGACGACGGTCCGCGGATCGCCGCCGACTGGGGGGCGACGGTCGTCGAGGCGGGCGACGTCGGCTTCGGCGCGGCCAACAACGCGGGCCTGCGGCACGTGACCGCCTCGGTGACGATCCTGCTCAACCCCGACATCGTGGTCGGCGACCCGCCGGTGCTCGAGCGCCTGGCCCGCCACGCGCGGTGCGCCGACGCGCTGCACGTGCCGCGGCTGCGCAACCCGGACGGCAGCGCGCAGCGCAGCGCCCATGCGCTGCCCGGGCGCCCTGGCGCGCTGCTGCCCGCGCTCGTGCACCCGCGCGCCCTCCCCCGCCGCCTGCGCCTGCAGGCGGACCCCTGGCGCGCCAGCGCCGAGCGCGAGGTGGGCTGGGCGATCGCCGCGGCGGTCGCGGCGCGCACGGAGACGCTGCGGCGCCTGGGGCCGTTCGACCCCGCGCAGTTCCTGTTCTACGAGGACATGGACCTGTGCCTGCGGGCGCGGGCCGCCGGCGTGCCGACCGTGCTGCATCCCGAGCTCGAGCTCGAGCACCGCGGCGGGCACAGCACGGGGCCGGCCTACGGCGGCGAGCCCCACGAGCTGCTGGCCCGCCGCCGCCACGAGGTCGTGGCGGCCAACCTCGGGCCGCGCGCGGCCGCGCTGGACGGCGCGGCGCAGGCGCTGACGTTCGCCACGCGCGCCGGCGCGCGCCTGGCGCTGCGCCGTGAGGCCGCGCGCGAGCGCGCTCAGCTGCGGGCGGTGCTCCATGCGCTTCGCGGGTAG
- a CDS encoding LLM class flavin-dependent oxidoreductase → MTQFWFAASTEEFTPSQMLEQARVADRSGFDGIGSSDHFVPWFPEGRGSSAWAFLPAAGQVVGGDGPLFTSVTPVLHHYHPAVIAQYFMGLEDLHPGRAVLGVGSAEAISEVPLGLDWPEPGEMLRRFEAGLEAISRLWDGETVTMDGGWFRLDEARLYTMAARRPRMIVSAFGPQAAAIAGRWGDGLWTLGDPESAPEVIDAYRSACAEHGREPGEIVLQAGFHLGEPEERVIAATRKWKTTQFPEYYRDDHHDLEAMAAEAERRMSDEEFAHEGFLISSDVDEHIRRLRELAAIDGTTVVCLQSIGDHDPLTSIRRYGDEVLPSLRGARA, encoded by the coding sequence ATGACCCAGTTCTGGTTCGCCGCCTCCACGGAGGAGTTCACCCCCAGCCAGATGCTCGAGCAGGCCCGCGTGGCCGACCGCTCGGGCTTCGACGGCATCGGCTCCTCCGACCACTTCGTGCCGTGGTTCCCCGAGGGCCGGGGGTCCTCCGCGTGGGCGTTCCTGCCCGCCGCGGGCCAGGTCGTCGGCGGCGACGGGCCGCTGTTCACCTCCGTCACGCCGGTCCTGCACCATTACCACCCGGCGGTCATCGCGCAGTACTTCATGGGCCTGGAGGACCTGCACCCGGGCCGCGCGGTGCTCGGCGTGGGCTCGGCCGAGGCCATCAGCGAGGTGCCCCTGGGCCTGGACTGGCCCGAGCCCGGCGAGATGCTGCGGCGCTTCGAGGCCGGGCTGGAGGCGATCTCGCGGCTGTGGGACGGCGAGACGGTGACGATGGACGGCGGCTGGTTCCGCCTCGACGAGGCGCGCCTGTACACGATGGCCGCGCGGCGCCCGCGGATGATCGTCTCGGCCTTCGGACCGCAGGCCGCCGCGATCGCCGGCCGCTGGGGCGACGGGCTGTGGACGCTGGGCGACCCCGAGAGCGCCCCGGAGGTCATCGACGCCTACCGCTCGGCCTGCGCCGAGCACGGCCGCGAGCCGGGCGAGATCGTCCTGCAGGCCGGCTTCCACCTCGGCGAGCCCGAGGAGCGCGTCATCGCCGCGACCCGCAAGTGGAAGACGACGCAGTTCCCCGAGTACTACCGCGACGACCACCACGACCTCGAGGCGATGGCCGCCGAGGCCGAGAGGCGCATGAGCGACGAGGAGTTCGCCCACGAGGGCTTCCTCATCAGCAGCGACGTCGACGAGCACATCCGGCGCCTGCGCGAGCTGGCGGCCATCGACGGGACGACCGTCGTGTGCCTGCAGTCCATCGGCGACCACGACCCGCTGACCTCCATCCGCCGCTACGGCGACGAGGTGCTGCCGTCGCTGCGCGGGGCGCGCGCCTAG
- a CDS encoding uracil-DNA glycosylase yields the protein MSSTAAQRREALKAVLAEARGCTRCPELARTRSTVVFGSGNADAELMFVGEAPGRNEDLQGLPFVGQAGQLLDRLLGEIGLARSDVFINNVLNCRPPGNRDPQPAEIEHCQDFLFRKIELVQPSMIVTLGNFATKLLRQDTTGVMRLHGRPEVRVVGTRAVRLYPVFHPAAALYTPANVDVLREDFARIPELLALGAPEQPQAEAVEPEPPAAAEAEPEPSLQLGLF from the coding sequence GTGTCGTCGACCGCCGCACAGCGTCGCGAGGCGCTGAAGGCCGTCCTCGCCGAGGCGCGGGGATGCACCCGCTGCCCGGAGCTGGCCCGGACCCGCTCGACCGTCGTCTTCGGCTCGGGCAACGCCGACGCCGAGCTCATGTTCGTCGGCGAGGCGCCGGGCCGCAACGAGGACCTCCAGGGCCTGCCGTTCGTGGGCCAGGCGGGGCAGCTCCTGGACCGCCTGCTCGGCGAGATCGGCCTGGCGCGCTCGGACGTGTTCATCAACAACGTGCTCAACTGCCGGCCGCCGGGCAACCGCGATCCGCAGCCCGCCGAGATCGAGCACTGCCAGGACTTCCTGTTCCGCAAGATCGAGCTCGTCCAGCCGTCGATGATCGTCACCCTGGGCAACTTCGCCACGAAGCTGCTGCGCCAGGACACGACCGGGGTCATGCGCCTGCACGGGCGACCGGAGGTCCGCGTCGTCGGGACGCGGGCGGTCCGGCTCTACCCGGTCTTCCACCCGGCCGCCGCGCTGTACACGCCCGCCAACGTCGACGTCCTGCGCGAGGACTTCGCACGGATCCCCGAGCTGCTGGCGCTCGGCGCGCCCGAGCAGCCCCAGGCCGAGGCCGTCGAGCCCGAGCCGCCGGCCGCCGCCGAGGCCGAGCCCGAGCCCAGCCTCCAGCTCGGGCTCTTCTAG
- the panC gene encoding pantoate--beta-alanine ligase: MKTLRTVADLRSALAGHRREGETIALVPTMGYLHEGHLSLVRAARERAGVVVVSLFVNPSQFNEAADLEAYPRDEARDVDLASAAGADILFAPALDEVYPQGFGTQVRVGGALTDRLEGAHRGAEHFHGVTTVVCKLMNMVGPDVAVFGQKDAQQALVLRRMVADLDMPVRIDVAPTVREPDGLALSSRNVRLHGDDRRRALALHRGLQAATAALAGGERDAARLTAAARSAMDELGVQPEYLALVDPGTLDPLDAVDGREALLAVAARVGDVRLIDNTILIPDPVHTDATVATCLS, from the coding sequence ATGAAGACGCTGCGCACCGTCGCCGACCTGCGCAGCGCGCTGGCCGGCCACCGCCGCGAGGGCGAGACGATCGCCCTCGTCCCGACGATGGGCTACCTGCACGAGGGTCACCTCAGCCTCGTCCGGGCCGCCCGCGAGCGCGCCGGCGTCGTCGTGGTCTCCCTGTTCGTCAACCCGTCGCAGTTCAACGAGGCGGCCGACCTGGAGGCCTACCCCCGCGACGAGGCCCGCGACGTGGACCTCGCGAGCGCGGCCGGCGCCGACATCCTGTTCGCACCCGCGCTGGACGAGGTCTACCCCCAAGGGTTCGGCACGCAGGTGCGTGTCGGGGGCGCCCTGACCGACCGCCTCGAGGGCGCCCACCGCGGCGCCGAGCACTTCCACGGCGTCACCACCGTCGTGTGCAAGCTGATGAACATGGTCGGTCCCGACGTCGCCGTCTTCGGCCAGAAGGACGCCCAGCAGGCGCTCGTGCTGCGCCGCATGGTCGCCGACCTGGACATGCCGGTGCGCATCGACGTGGCGCCGACCGTCCGCGAGCCCGATGGCCTCGCGCTCTCCAGCCGCAACGTGCGCCTGCACGGCGACGACCGCCGCCGCGCCCTGGCCCTGCACCGCGGGCTGCAGGCCGCGACCGCCGCGCTGGCCGGCGGCGAGCGCGACGCCGCACGTCTCACCGCCGCCGCCCGCAGCGCGATGGACGAGCTCGGCGTGCAGCCCGAGTACCTCGCGCTCGTCGATCCCGGGACGCTCGACCCGCTCGACGCCGTCGACGGCCGGGAGGCGCTCCTGGCCGTGGCCGCGCGCGTCGGCGACGTGCGCCTCATCGACAACACGATCCTCATCCCCGACCCCGTCCACACCGACGCAACGGTGGCGACCTGCCTCTCCTGA
- the panB gene encoding 3-methyl-2-oxobutanoate hydroxymethyltransferase — protein sequence MSSMRNITVPADASRLPMTLPRLAEKQRLGEPLVMVTAYDYPSALAVDKAGVDLVLVGDSGAMTVLGYESTVPVSLDELLMLAKAVRRGLRTPFLVGDLPFGSYEVSDEQAVQTAFRFVKEAGCDAVKLEGGGPVSVARARAIVGAGIPVMGHVGLTPQTSTALGGYRAQGRTAEAAGRVAREALALQDAGCFSIVFEAIPSAVAEAVMPRLHALVIGIGAGPATDGQVLVFHDLLGIREGRGARFVQRYADILDEMISGVAAYADDVRGRRYPGPDHGYTIPDEELAAFKEALRAL from the coding sequence ATGTCCTCCATGCGCAACATCACCGTCCCGGCCGACGCCTCGCGCCTGCCGATGACCCTTCCCCGCCTCGCGGAGAAGCAGCGACTCGGCGAGCCGCTGGTCATGGTCACCGCCTACGACTACCCGAGCGCGCTCGCGGTCGACAAGGCCGGCGTGGACCTCGTCCTCGTCGGCGACAGCGGCGCCATGACCGTGCTGGGCTACGAGTCGACCGTCCCGGTCTCCCTCGACGAGCTGCTCATGCTCGCCAAGGCGGTCCGGCGCGGCCTGCGCACGCCGTTCCTGGTCGGCGACCTGCCGTTCGGGTCCTACGAGGTCAGCGACGAGCAGGCCGTGCAGACCGCGTTCCGCTTCGTCAAGGAGGCGGGCTGCGATGCCGTCAAGCTCGAGGGCGGCGGCCCGGTCTCGGTCGCCCGCGCCCGGGCGATCGTCGGTGCCGGGATCCCGGTCATGGGCCACGTCGGCCTGACGCCGCAGACCTCGACGGCGCTGGGCGGCTACCGCGCGCAGGGCCGGACCGCCGAGGCCGCCGGGCGCGTCGCGCGCGAGGCGCTGGCGCTGCAGGACGCCGGCTGCTTCTCCATCGTCTTCGAGGCCATCCCCAGCGCCGTGGCCGAGGCCGTCATGCCGCGGCTGCATGCGCTGGTGATCGGCATCGGCGCCGGCCCGGCGACCGACGGCCAGGTCCTCGTGTTCCACGACCTGCTCGGCATCCGCGAGGGCCGCGGCGCCCGCTTCGTGCAGCGCTACGCGGACATCCTGGACGAGATGATCTCCGGCGTCGCGGCCTACGCCGACGACGTGCGTGGGCGCCGCTACCCGGGCCCCGACCACGGCTACACGATCCCCGACGAGGAGCTGGCCGCCTTCAAGGAGGCCCTCCGGGCCCTCTGA
- a CDS encoding DUF47 domain-containing protein, whose translation MARLSQVFAPRDREFFDLFEEAGGNMARAADLLDQMLSAWPDRKELSRDILVCEQEGDRITHDIIHRLHQTFVTPIDREDILELASALDDVIDYTEEVADYLGLYRIEAPMEQAQRLAHILVQATRQLAEALPRMRGFQDLSHYTVEVNRLENDGDRVTREAMASLFEGGIDPMVVIRWKDIYERLEQAIDACEHVANVLEGIVIKNS comes from the coding sequence GTGGCCCGTCTGTCTCAGGTCTTCGCCCCCCGCGACCGCGAGTTCTTCGACCTCTTCGAGGAGGCGGGCGGCAACATGGCGCGCGCCGCCGACCTCCTGGACCAGATGCTGTCGGCCTGGCCCGACCGCAAGGAGCTGTCGCGCGACATCCTCGTCTGCGAGCAGGAGGGTGACCGCATCACGCACGACATCATCCACCGGCTGCACCAGACGTTCGTCACCCCGATCGACCGCGAGGACATCCTCGAGCTCGCCTCGGCGCTGGACGACGTCATCGACTACACCGAGGAGGTCGCCGACTACCTCGGCCTCTACCGGATCGAGGCGCCGATGGAGCAGGCCCAGCGCCTGGCGCACATCCTCGTGCAGGCGACGCGCCAGCTCGCCGAGGCCCTGCCCCGCATGCGCGGCTTCCAGGACCTCAGCCACTACACGGTCGAGGTCAACCGCCTGGAGAACGACGGCGACCGGGTGACCCGCGAGGCGATGGCCTCCCTGTTCGAAGGCGGCATCGACCCGATGGTGGTCATCCGCTGGAAGGACATCTACGAGCGCCTCGAGCAGGCGATCGATGCATGCGAGCACGTGGCCAACGTGCTCGAGGGCATCGTCATCAAGAACTCCTAG
- a CDS encoding inorganic phosphate transporter: MGSDLVLYIVVATALAFDFTNGFHDTANAIATSISTRALSPRAAVLMSAVLNFAGAFVSLSVAATVAKGIVEPGGITQTIVFGGLIGAIAWNLATWWFGLPSSSSHALIGGMVGSAFVAKGPSAILGDGILEKVVLPAVIAPILAFVVAGISILVAYRIVGRQRPGLVNRGYRLGQIVTGSLFSLAHGTNDAQKTMGIITLALIAHGDLSSASFHVPTWVVICSASAIALGTYSGGWRIIRTMGSRIIKMDPAQGFSAQGAGAAVVLTASHLGFPLSTTHVISGGVMGAGAAKRLSAVRWGLAGNIALAWVLTLPCAAVIGGAAYGLCSIFGSDAAGVIVVSLLVIGLLAAAFGSRVRRGPAITAEA, from the coding sequence GTGGGCAGCGACCTCGTCCTCTACATCGTCGTGGCCACCGCGCTGGCCTTCGACTTCACCAACGGCTTCCACGACACGGCCAACGCCATCGCGACGAGCATCTCCACGCGCGCGCTGTCGCCGCGCGCCGCGGTCCTCATGTCCGCGGTGCTCAACTTCGCCGGCGCGTTCGTCTCGCTGTCGGTCGCGGCGACGGTCGCCAAGGGCATCGTCGAGCCCGGTGGCATCACGCAGACGATCGTCTTCGGCGGCCTCATCGGCGCCATCGCCTGGAACCTGGCGACGTGGTGGTTCGGGCTGCCGTCGTCCTCCTCGCACGCGCTCATCGGCGGCATGGTCGGCTCGGCCTTCGTGGCCAAGGGGCCCAGCGCCATCCTCGGCGACGGGATCCTCGAGAAGGTCGTGCTGCCCGCGGTCATCGCCCCGATCCTGGCCTTCGTCGTGGCGGGCATCTCGATCCTCGTGGCCTACCGGATCGTGGGGCGCCAGCGCCCCGGCCTGGTCAACCGCGGCTACCGCCTGGGCCAGATCGTCACCGGCAGCCTCTTCTCGCTGGCCCACGGCACGAACGACGCCCAGAAGACGATGGGCATCATCACGCTGGCGCTCATCGCCCACGGTGACCTGTCCTCCGCCAGCTTCCACGTGCCGACGTGGGTCGTGATCTGCTCGGCGTCGGCGATCGCGCTGGGGACCTACTCCGGCGGCTGGCGGATCATCCGCACCATGGGCAGCCGGATCATCAAGATGGACCCGGCGCAGGGCTTCTCGGCCCAGGGCGCGGGCGCCGCGGTCGTCCTGACCGCCTCGCACCTGGGCTTCCCGCTCTCGACGACGCACGTCATCTCCGGCGGCGTCATGGGCGCCGGCGCCGCCAAGCGCCTGTCGGCGGTCCGCTGGGGCCTGGCCGGCAACATCGCGCTGGCCTGGGTGCTGACCCTGCCGTGCGCGGCCGTGATCGGGGGCGCCGCCTACGGCCTGTGCTCGATCTTCGGCAGCGACGCGGCCGGCGTCATCGTCGTGTCGCTGCTGGTCATCGGCCTGCTGGCCGCGGCGTTCGGCTCGCGGGTGCGCCGCGGGCCGGCGATCACGGCGGAGGCCTGA
- a CDS encoding acyltransferase, with amino-acid sequence MIEAGRARLWLQKWRWYERSSLPWNRARIHLELARRESFARWPIHGNVLELLQDGRLELGPHVLFEPGVWLTAPAPGRIRIGGGTFLNLGVMVAAVELVEIGEHCMFANGCFVTDGNHRFDDPVKPVPWQGFTTKGPTRIGDNVWCGANAVITSGVTIGERCVIGANSVVTTDLPAFSIAAGSPARVLRTITYAEHPEAGLPPDAPVAG; translated from the coding sequence ATGATCGAGGCGGGCCGTGCCCGCCTCTGGCTGCAGAAGTGGCGCTGGTACGAGCGCAGCTCGCTGCCGTGGAACCGGGCGCGGATCCACCTCGAGCTCGCGCGGCGCGAGTCCTTCGCGCGCTGGCCGATCCACGGCAACGTCCTCGAGCTCCTGCAGGACGGGCGCCTCGAGCTCGGCCCGCACGTGCTGTTCGAGCCCGGTGTCTGGCTCACGGCGCCGGCGCCGGGCCGCATCCGCATCGGTGGCGGCACGTTCCTGAACCTCGGGGTCATGGTGGCGGCCGTCGAGCTCGTCGAGATCGGCGAGCACTGCATGTTCGCCAACGGCTGCTTCGTGACCGACGGCAACCACCGCTTCGACGACCCGGTCAAGCCCGTGCCGTGGCAGGGCTTCACGACCAAGGGCCCGACGCGGATCGGCGACAACGTGTGGTGCGGTGCCAACGCGGTCATCACCAGCGGCGTGACGATCGGCGAGCGCTGCGTCATCGGCGCCAACAGCGTCGTGACGACTGACCTGCCGGCGTTCTCGATCGCGGCCGGCTCGCCCGCCCGCGTGCTGCGGACGATCACCTACGCCGAGCACCCCGAGGCCGGGCTGCCGCCCGACGCGCCCGTGGCGGGTTGA
- a CDS encoding coiled-coil domain-containing protein, with translation MALEPSVVTVTGPDRSALLTDLTLRFGHIELVSEREVVLPGGTRGHELTVRHRPFTSEPGGAVPAPEPVAPPPPPVPSAPPLPAPVAPAPITMPGSPGPASGAGEAEQTVADARAEAQRLLAEAREQAQQALDQGRADAAQLRADARQEAERVAAGADAERERAVAEARAEGERAAAEIRAEAERARQEAAAAEDLRVQQAVAARLRAIEQDSSSAISAAEQEARRIIVAATEEAAGIRAAAEDEVAAIRAQARATTREAREQADALLREARAQADVAGVEGRALTEAVRDAQHRLRELGNQLTAQLQAAQKDLTDRTSLHSVQARLRAGGREGTAAEIADHLARILREGGTVDEPGEPR, from the coding sequence ATGGCTCTGGAACCGTCCGTCGTCACCGTCACCGGGCCGGATCGCTCCGCGCTGCTGACGGATCTCACGCTGCGCTTCGGCCACATCGAGCTGGTCAGCGAACGCGAGGTCGTGCTCCCGGGCGGCACCCGCGGCCACGAGCTGACCGTACGCCACCGCCCGTTCACCTCCGAGCCGGGCGGCGCGGTGCCCGCGCCCGAGCCCGTCGCGCCGCCGCCTCCGCCGGTGCCCTCCGCGCCGCCGCTCCCCGCGCCCGTGGCGCCGGCGCCGATCACCATGCCGGGGTCCCCGGGCCCCGCGTCCGGGGCCGGCGAGGCCGAGCAGACGGTGGCCGACGCGCGCGCCGAGGCCCAGCGTCTGCTCGCGGAGGCGCGCGAGCAGGCCCAGCAGGCGCTGGACCAGGGCCGAGCCGACGCCGCGCAGCTGCGGGCCGACGCCCGCCAGGAGGCCGAGCGCGTGGCCGCCGGCGCCGACGCCGAGCGCGAGCGCGCCGTCGCCGAGGCACGTGCGGAGGGCGAGCGGGCCGCCGCGGAGATCCGCGCCGAGGCCGAGCGCGCCCGCCAGGAGGCGGCCGCAGCGGAGGACCTGCGCGTCCAGCAGGCCGTCGCCGCGCGCCTGCGGGCGATCGAGCAGGACTCCTCCAGCGCCATCTCGGCCGCCGAGCAGGAGGCACGGCGCATCATCGTCGCGGCCACCGAGGAGGCGGCCGGCATCCGCGCCGCCGCCGAGGACGAGGTGGCGGCGATCCGCGCCCAGGCGCGGGCCACCACCCGCGAGGCCCGCGAGCAGGCCGACGCGCTGCTGCGCGAGGCGCGTGCGCAGGCCGACGTGGCCGGCGTGGAGGGGCGGGCGCTGACCGAGGCCGTCCGCGACGCCCAGCACCGCCTGCGCGAGCTCGGCAACCAGCTCACCGCCCAGCTGCAGGCCGCCCAGAAGGACCTGACCGACCGCACGTCGCTGCACAGCGTCCAGGCTCGGCTGCGGGCCGGCGGCCGCGAGGGAACGGCCGCCGAGATCGCCGACCACCTCGCGCGCATCCTGCGCGAGGGCGGCACCGTCGACGAGCCCGGGGAGCCGCGATGA
- a CDS encoding RAD23 family protein yields the protein MRRTRFTSAVAALTLIAVPAAASAHGSHHKVRDSDHDGMPNTWEVANHLNAHKADANGDPDHDGLRNLAEYKDGTNPRNADTNGNGVPDNHDVAGTVTSFTNGVLTITLPDGSTRTGTVDADTRVMCMPSTPASGTTPSTATPPSSATPVTPTARSARHGGDDGAGDGQDPASSATPGSSTLPVTPGTSGHDQGDDDGSENDGGPNGHGQHRGNVCAPGALAAGAKVHEAELKLTGSGAVWEKIQLLS from the coding sequence ATGCGCAGAACCCGCTTCACCTCGGCCGTCGCCGCCCTGACGCTGATCGCCGTGCCGGCCGCCGCCTCGGCCCACGGCAGCCACCACAAGGTCCGCGACAGCGACCACGACGGCATGCCCAACACGTGGGAGGTCGCCAACCACCTCAACGCCCACAAGGCCGACGCCAACGGCGACCCCGACCACGACGGCCTGCGCAACCTGGCCGAGTACAAGGACGGCACGAACCCGCGCAACGCCGACACCAACGGCAACGGCGTGCCGGACAACCATGACGTCGCCGGGACGGTCACCTCGTTCACCAACGGCGTCCTGACGATCACGCTCCCGGACGGCTCGACGCGCACCGGCACGGTGGACGCCGACACCCGCGTCATGTGCATGCCGTCGACCCCGGCCAGCGGCACGACGCCCTCGACGGCCACCCCGCCGTCCAGCGCCACCCCGGTGACCCCGACGGCCCGCTCGGCGCGCCACGGCGGCGACGACGGCGCCGGCGACGGCCAGGATCCCGCCAGCTCGGCCACGCCCGGCAGCTCGACCCTCCCCGTGACGCCCGGCACGTCCGGCCACGACCAGGGCGACGACGACGGCTCCGAGAACGATGGCGGCCCGAACGGCCACGGCCAGCACCGCGGCAACGTCTGCGCCCCGGGCGCCCTGGCCGCCGGCGCGAAGGTCCACGAGGCCGAGCTCAAGCTCACCGGCTCGGGCGCCGTCTGGGAGAAGATCCAGCTGCTCTCCTAG
- a CDS encoding LysM peptidoglycan-binding domain-containing protein: MRLRLSLIAALSCAAALPAAAHADATHLVVPGETLSGIAAANGLSPQALAAANGLSPQAFVISGRSLVVPSAGAGTSSGAAIPAPLGGYRVRLGDTLSQIALEHDVSVAALAAANGLLPETHVVAGASLRLPGPGTTASTTTSTTTSTAASHLVVPGETLSGIAAANGITLASLASANGLTPRSFAIAGTRLRIPSGAPAASVPATSPAISDGPVATGGRLTAAQIGAIAGQTGAPASLATAIAWQESGFNNGALSVANARGIMQVIPASWDYVQRNLTTTQLNPDSPADNVRAGSLLLARLLRDTGGDAATAVAAYYQGLGSVRRIGMLPETRQYVANVLALRSRFGG; the protein is encoded by the coding sequence ATGCGACTCCGTCTGTCCCTGATCGCCGCCCTGTCCTGCGCCGCCGCGCTGCCCGCGGCCGCGCACGCCGACGCCACGCACCTCGTCGTCCCCGGCGAGACACTCTCGGGCATCGCCGCGGCCAACGGGCTGTCCCCCCAGGCGCTGGCCGCCGCCAACGGCCTGTCGCCGCAGGCCTTCGTCATCTCGGGCCGATCGCTCGTCGTCCCGTCGGCCGGGGCCGGCACCTCCTCGGGCGCCGCCATCCCGGCCCCGCTGGGCGGCTACCGCGTCCGGCTGGGCGACACGCTGAGCCAGATCGCCCTCGAGCACGACGTCTCCGTCGCCGCGCTGGCCGCCGCCAACGGGCTGCTTCCCGAGACCCACGTCGTCGCCGGCGCGTCCCTGCGCCTCCCCGGGCCGGGCACGACGGCCTCCACCACGACCTCCACCACGACCTCGACCGCCGCCAGCCACCTCGTCGTCCCCGGCGAGACCCTGTCGGGCATCGCCGCGGCCAACGGCATCACCCTCGCGTCGCTCGCGTCGGCCAACGGCCTGACGCCGCGGTCCTTCGCGATCGCCGGCACGCGCCTGCGGATCCCCTCCGGCGCGCCCGCCGCGAGCGTCCCCGCCACCAGCCCGGCCATCTCCGACGGCCCCGTGGCCACCGGCGGGCGGCTGACCGCCGCCCAGATCGGCGCCATCGCCGGCCAGACCGGCGCCCCCGCCTCGCTGGCCACCGCCATCGCCTGGCAGGAGAGCGGGTTCAACAACGGCGCGCTCAGCGTCGCCAACGCCCGCGGCATCATGCAGGTCATCCCGGCCTCCTGGGACTACGTCCAGCGCAACCTGACCACCACGCAGCTCAACCCCGACTCGCCGGCCGACAACGTCCGCGCGGGCTCGCTGCTGCTGGCCCGGCTGCTGCGCGACACGGGCGGCGACGCCGCGACCGCGGTGGCCGCCTACTACCAGGGCCTGGGCTCCGTGCGCCGGATCGGGATGCTTCCCGAGACCAGGCAGTACGTCGCCAACGTCCTCGCGCTGCGCAGCCGCTTCGGCGGCTGA